Proteins co-encoded in one Sinobacterium norvegicum genomic window:
- a CDS encoding insulinase family protein: MSSATNASAHSSFEFIRQQRIESLNLTIEHYQHRVTGAVHYHLNAELDENVFLVALRTVPEDSSGVAHILEHTALCGSEKYPVRDPFFMMIRRSLNTFMNAFTSSDWTAYPFASQNKKDFDNLLQVYLDAVFCSRLDELDFAQEGHRVEFSEAGNTDSELEYKGVVFNEMKGAMSSVSSTLWQTLSKYLFPNTTYHFNSGGEPDCIPDLSYQELKDFYHSHYHPSNAIFMTFGNIEAAEHQEKFETLALNKFSALDEQISVGREQRFNAPIKVEDYYALDGDDDTSNKTHLVMAWLWGQNTNLDDLLEGQLLSGLLLDNSASPLRKVLETSEYGSAPSPMCGLEDSNHELTFACGVEGGEAGNSEAFEQLILDTLKDVQKNGIEQQQIDAVLHQLELHQREIGGDGYPYGLQLIMQIISTAAHRGDPISMLDLDPALENLRLKAAQPHYVSDLIQRLLLDNQHRLTLVMKPDTELSERKNAAEKQRLAALKLTLSDDQKNAIVEQTDALNQRQMQVDDESILPKVGLEDVPAIAPAPESTNQGLGELNLTNYSVGTNGLVYQQLIVELPKLTDRENWLLPYYCRCLTELGLGDNDYLESQQRQANVVGSISAFNSMRGKANDEQDVTGYFVLSSKALTRNHREQTQLMYDTFFEVKFTEHNRIRELIAQARGRREQGITGNGHGLAMLAASHKLSPIASLSHKTSGLEGLKSLKALDEAIKDNQALADFANELNQLHEKLKNSPRQLLEVADGDAAGQLSSELASIWQQDNPSAEQPFALAATRQTSHQVWSVNSQVNFCAKAYPTVPVDHVDAAPLTVLGGFLRNGHLHRAIREQGGAYGAGASQESSQAIFRFFSYRDPRTEETLADFDAAVSWLLDNDHEWQKVEEAILGVIGSLDKPGSPAGEAKAHFHNELFGRSSDQRQRFRERILAVKIDDLKRVARQYLMAENESVAIVTNATTAEKLADFIKRENAELIKI, encoded by the coding sequence ATGAGCAGTGCAACTAACGCCTCAGCCCACAGCAGCTTTGAATTTATCCGCCAGCAGCGTATTGAATCGCTAAACCTCACCATTGAACACTATCAGCACCGTGTCACTGGCGCTGTGCACTACCACCTCAATGCAGAACTCGATGAAAACGTCTTTTTGGTGGCCTTGAGAACGGTGCCAGAGGACTCCTCCGGTGTGGCTCATATTCTTGAACACACCGCACTCTGTGGCAGCGAGAAATACCCCGTACGCGACCCATTCTTTATGATGATTCGCCGCTCGCTCAATACGTTTATGAATGCGTTCACCTCCAGCGACTGGACTGCATACCCCTTTGCCAGCCAAAATAAAAAAGACTTCGACAATCTGTTGCAGGTGTATCTTGACGCCGTTTTCTGTTCCCGCCTCGACGAGCTTGATTTCGCCCAAGAGGGGCACCGAGTTGAATTCAGTGAGGCCGGCAATACCGATTCAGAGCTCGAGTACAAGGGTGTTGTATTCAATGAAATGAAAGGCGCCATGAGTTCCGTCTCATCGACGTTATGGCAGACTCTCAGTAAATACCTGTTCCCTAACACTACCTACCACTTTAACAGTGGTGGCGAGCCAGACTGCATTCCTGATTTAAGTTACCAAGAGCTGAAAGATTTTTATCACAGCCACTACCATCCCTCTAATGCCATCTTCATGACCTTTGGCAACATTGAGGCGGCGGAACATCAGGAAAAGTTTGAAACTCTTGCCCTGAATAAATTTTCCGCCCTCGATGAACAGATTTCCGTTGGCCGCGAGCAGCGCTTTAATGCGCCGATCAAGGTTGAGGATTACTATGCCCTTGACGGTGATGATGATACCAGTAATAAAACCCACCTCGTCATGGCTTGGCTCTGGGGCCAAAATACCAACCTCGATGACTTATTGGAAGGGCAATTACTGAGCGGACTATTACTCGACAACAGTGCTTCACCACTGCGTAAAGTTTTGGAAACCAGCGAATACGGTTCAGCCCCCTCACCGATGTGCGGCCTCGAAGACTCTAACCACGAACTCACCTTTGCCTGTGGTGTTGAAGGTGGCGAAGCCGGCAACAGCGAAGCCTTTGAGCAACTGATTCTCGACACCCTAAAAGACGTACAGAAAAACGGTATTGAACAACAGCAAATTGACGCGGTATTGCACCAACTGGAGCTTCATCAGCGTGAGATCGGTGGCGATGGCTACCCCTATGGCCTGCAGTTGATCATGCAGATCATTTCAACAGCGGCACACCGTGGCGACCCGATCTCTATGCTGGATCTTGACCCAGCATTAGAAAATCTCCGCCTCAAGGCTGCCCAACCCCACTATGTCAGCGACTTAATCCAACGGTTACTACTGGATAACCAACACCGCTTAACTCTGGTCATGAAACCAGACACCGAGCTTTCTGAGCGCAAAAACGCTGCCGAGAAACAACGCTTGGCAGCCTTAAAATTGACGCTGAGCGATGATCAAAAAAACGCTATTGTCGAACAAACTGACGCGTTAAATCAGCGCCAGATGCAGGTTGACGACGAGTCCATTCTCCCCAAGGTTGGGCTGGAAGATGTTCCCGCTATTGCACCGGCGCCAGAATCAACCAACCAAGGGCTGGGTGAACTCAACCTCACCAATTACAGCGTGGGTACCAACGGCTTGGTTTACCAGCAATTGATTGTTGAGCTACCCAAATTAACCGATCGAGAAAACTGGTTATTGCCCTACTACTGCCGCTGTCTGACCGAACTAGGCCTGGGCGACAACGATTACCTTGAAAGCCAACAGCGCCAGGCGAATGTTGTCGGCAGCATCAGCGCCTTCAACAGCATGCGTGGCAAGGCGAATGACGAGCAGGATGTGACCGGCTACTTTGTGCTCTCTAGCAAGGCGCTGACGCGAAACCACCGCGAGCAAACCCAGTTGATGTACGACACCTTCTTCGAGGTCAAGTTTACCGAGCATAATCGCATCAGAGAGCTTATCGCCCAGGCCCGCGGCCGACGCGAGCAAGGTATTACCGGTAACGGTCATGGCCTTGCAATGCTGGCTGCCTCACATAAACTCAGCCCTATTGCCTCGTTATCACACAAAACCTCAGGCCTCGAAGGGCTGAAGTCATTAAAAGCGTTAGATGAAGCTATTAAGGATAATCAGGCATTAGCCGACTTTGCTAACGAGCTAAACCAGCTGCATGAGAAACTGAAAAACAGCCCGCGACAGTTACTCGAAGTCGCCGATGGCGATGCTGCCGGTCAACTTAGCAGCGAACTGGCCAGCATCTGGCAACAGGACAACCCCAGCGCTGAACAGCCTTTCGCTCTGGCCGCCACACGCCAAACCAGCCATCAGGTTTGGTCAGTTAACAGCCAGGTAAACTTTTGTGCAAAGGCTTACCCTACGGTGCCCGTTGACCATGTCGATGCCGCGCCGCTGACAGTACTAGGTGGCTTTCTGCGCAACGGTCACTTACACCGCGCCATACGTGAGCAAGGTGGCGCTTATGGCGCTGGTGCCAGTCAGGAATCCAGCCAGGCTATTTTCCGTTTCTTCTCATACCGCGACCCTCGCACCGAGGAAACTCTGGCCGATTTCGATGCTGCTGTTAGCTGGTTACTCGATAACGACCACGAGTGGCAAAAGGTAGAAGAGGCAATTCTAGGGGTGATCGGTAGCTTAGATAAACCGGGGTCGCCAGCGGGCGAAGCCAAGGCACACTTCCACAATGAGTTATTCGGTCGCAGCAGCGATCAACGCCAACGCTTTAGAGAACGTATTTTGGCCGTCAAAATCGACGATTTAAAACGAGTCGCCAGGCAATATTTAATGGCTGAAAACGAATCTGTAGCGATTGTCACCAATGCAACGACTGCCGAGAAACTCGCCGACTTTATCAAGCGTGAAAACGCCGAGTTGATAAAAATCTAA
- a CDS encoding UPF0149 family protein: MSLIRPSEPLERLAKFLSSKQCHEHSMNIEQLDGYLRAVASAPVRLGRSFYSELIFAGKTPRCRDEAQKQQLAEDLEALLDFHRLQVAASECDVLFHSRYTTDKAKRIDAEQWCRGFMQGYIVVEKEWEELLDGCTDEGADAFEAVLDNALECISVVADAGFAEQQGVTEQQIANQFINLPAQLQYLATLGQALSRWMMTHRPEVQQRFSEEAEPATSTKVVGRNESCPCGSGKKYKKCCG; the protein is encoded by the coding sequence ATGTCATTGATCAGGCCGTCGGAGCCGCTTGAGCGGTTAGCAAAATTTTTGAGCTCTAAGCAATGCCATGAGCACAGCATGAATATCGAGCAGCTCGATGGTTACCTGCGGGCAGTCGCCAGCGCGCCAGTGCGGCTGGGTCGCAGCTTTTACAGTGAGTTGATCTTTGCCGGTAAAACACCACGCTGTAGGGATGAGGCACAAAAGCAGCAATTGGCAGAGGATTTGGAGGCATTGTTAGATTTTCATCGTTTACAGGTGGCCGCCTCGGAGTGTGATGTTTTATTCCACTCTCGTTACACCACCGATAAAGCAAAGCGTATCGATGCCGAGCAGTGGTGCCGGGGCTTTATGCAGGGCTATATTGTGGTGGAAAAAGAGTGGGAAGAGTTACTCGATGGCTGTACTGATGAGGGCGCTGATGCCTTTGAGGCGGTGTTGGATAACGCGCTGGAGTGTATCTCGGTTGTTGCCGATGCCGGTTTCGCTGAGCAACAGGGGGTTACTGAGCAACAAATCGCTAATCAATTTATTAACCTACCGGCTCAGTTACAGTATTTGGCGACACTGGGTCAGGCCTTGTCTCGCTGGATGATGACGCATCGGCCTGAGGTTCAGCAGCGCTTTTCTGAGGAAGCCGAGCCCGCAACATCGACCAAGGTGGTGGGCCGGAATGAGAGCTGCCCCTGTGGCAGCGGTAAGAAATACAAAAAATGTTGTGGTTAA
- a CDS encoding DUF3087 family protein — MVFSSVYKAAMKLQQIDKARYRKHLNRVIAAVIITLVVVSLVTSTTLISFFGVDDGSNFRFNLAGVVSAVLVVLLILRVVRYEPYLYEVMYVWQLKKSINLINRYLRKVASAAEQGDADAMQALNYSYMASRQLYTLDDNTINMEELDAAITVLNRQADAAGVVLDVECYHPDLLTAFK; from the coding sequence ATGGTGTTTTCCTCTGTCTACAAGGCCGCTATGAAACTGCAACAGATTGATAAAGCACGATACCGCAAGCATTTAAACCGAGTTATCGCGGCGGTCATTATTACTTTAGTAGTGGTTTCGTTAGTGACCTCGACGACTTTGATTAGCTTCTTTGGTGTCGATGACGGCAGTAATTTTCGCTTTAATTTGGCCGGTGTGGTGTCCGCCGTGCTGGTCGTTCTCTTGATATTGCGGGTAGTACGCTACGAGCCTTATCTATACGAGGTGATGTATGTCTGGCAACTGAAGAAGTCAATTAACCTGATTAACCGTTACCTCCGAAAAGTAGCCAGTGCAGCAGAGCAGGGCGATGCTGATGCCATGCAGGCGTTGAACTACAGTTATATGGCTTCGCGTCAGCTTTACACCTTGGATGACAACACCATTAACATGGAAGAATTAGACGCTGCTATTACCGTCTTAAATCGACAAGCTGATGCGGCCGGCGTGGTGTTAGATGTGGAGTGTTATCACCCTGATTTATTAACGGCCTTTAAATAA
- a CDS encoding sensor domain-containing diguanylate cyclase, with translation MRVTPAVRITFAILSLTISLILMADFLGMTPNAEDGIIQQRQHFTEMLAVQLTVAAEQKNSTAFKSLLLTAVKRNPEIISAGFRRKGGELLVTFGDHGDLWQGMGQHNNSESMQLPIIVNQRSYGAVELLFKPLGEQGLWGLQIGTLTTLLLFVAIIGGLFYWLLIRRSLMYLDPNAVIPERVRAALDVLTNGVVIIDYAERVVLCNQRFSEFADVSVTALTGKKVSSLHWVDPKTGQAIAKDQLPWSQSQGEKSVHNKVVSLQTESDLYVILRVNCSQIGDDSSQRLGSMISFDDITELEHKNNRLKNLVNELSFSKEQVEQQNTELHYLANHDSLTGCFNRRAFFQLFNAAREQSKKKQNTLACIMTDIDFFKRVNDTYGHAAGDEVIKFVVSSLNHGMRDTDQIGRYGGEEFCIMLPNTSAAEAAAVAERCRQIIDDGDSQGLKVTCSFGVSSTYCGAMTPEALINIADQALYRAKNSGRNCVKESVAPALSSQ, from the coding sequence ATGAGGGTGACACCGGCGGTCAGAATCACCTTTGCCATATTAAGTCTTACTATTAGTCTTATTTTAATGGCTGATTTCCTCGGCATGACGCCCAATGCCGAAGACGGGATAATACAGCAGCGCCAGCACTTTACTGAAATGTTAGCAGTACAGTTAACGGTTGCGGCAGAACAGAAAAATAGCACTGCGTTTAAAAGTTTGCTGCTCACGGCTGTTAAGCGAAACCCCGAAATCATCTCGGCGGGTTTCCGTCGCAAGGGAGGGGAGCTGCTGGTTACGTTCGGTGATCACGGTGACCTTTGGCAGGGGATGGGGCAGCACAATAACAGCGAGAGTATGCAGCTGCCAATTATTGTTAATCAACGAAGTTATGGTGCGGTTGAATTATTGTTTAAGCCCTTGGGTGAGCAGGGACTGTGGGGGCTTCAAATTGGAACGTTGACGACATTATTATTGTTTGTCGCCATTATTGGTGGTTTGTTTTACTGGTTGCTAATCCGTCGTAGCCTGATGTACTTGGACCCTAATGCCGTTATTCCGGAGCGAGTTCGTGCGGCCTTGGATGTGTTGACCAACGGCGTGGTCATTATCGATTACGCTGAACGCGTAGTGCTCTGTAATCAACGCTTCAGTGAATTTGCCGATGTTAGTGTTACGGCGTTAACCGGCAAGAAAGTTTCATCTTTGCATTGGGTAGACCCTAAAACGGGGCAGGCAATAGCCAAAGATCAGCTGCCATGGAGTCAAAGTCAGGGTGAGAAAAGCGTCCATAATAAAGTGGTGTCACTGCAGACTGAAAGTGATTTATACGTTATTTTGCGCGTTAATTGTTCACAGATTGGGGATGATAGCAGCCAGCGATTAGGCAGCATGATTAGTTTTGATGATATTACTGAACTTGAGCATAAAAATAATCGGCTAAAGAATTTGGTTAATGAGCTGAGTTTTTCCAAGGAGCAGGTTGAGCAGCAAAATACTGAACTGCATTATTTGGCAAACCACGATTCACTGACCGGTTGTTTCAATCGGCGGGCTTTCTTTCAACTGTTTAACGCAGCACGAGAGCAATCGAAAAAAAAGCAAAATACCCTAGCCTGTATTATGACTGATATTGATTTCTTTAAGCGAGTCAACGATACGTATGGCCATGCGGCTGGAGACGAAGTGATTAAATTTGTGGTGTCGTCGCTTAATCACGGCATGCGTGATACCGATCAAATAGGGCGTTATGGCGGTGAGGAATTTTGTATTATGCTACCAAATACCTCCGCAGCAGAGGCTGCGGCAGTGGCTGAGCGCTGTCGACAGATTATTGATGACGGCGACTCTCAAGGGTTAAAAGTGACCTGCAGCTTTGGCGTCAGTAGTACGTATTGCGGTGCAATGACCCCGGAGGCATTAATTAATATTGCCGACCAAGCGCTTTATCGGGCTAAGAACAGTGGCCGAAATTGCGTCAAAGAGTCTGTTGCGCCAGCGCTTTCATCGCAATAG